A single Triticum dicoccoides isolate Atlit2015 ecotype Zavitan chromosome 2A, WEW_v2.0, whole genome shotgun sequence DNA region contains:
- the LOC119359407 gene encoding uncharacterized protein LOC119359407 produces MASTSLHGDAHDHNGSLGDAHGVNCSIFRSATTRAKRETRRRTHKSLKRIGAIDGRKCKHAQIGSLQRLGQQSGFPMDITSWTWSRAVPILLSWKIGPTAQHVMLEAHQMDPMPTPGDPPVKCCANLLAWIPHSQKKGKDLLAYFVFLRALPGLLFFCDGMQRRYTLGGCAHMPHDPQHDSVQHTEENLLAYFVIFLLFFCGGMQRRYTL; encoded by the exons ATGGCCTCGACCTCCCTACATGGAGATGCACATGATCACAACGGTAGCCTCGGCGACGCCCACGGTGTGAACTGCTCCATCTTTCGCTCTGCGACAACCAGAGCCAAACGCGAAACGCGCCGGCGGACACACAAGTCGCTGAAGCGCATCGGCGCCATCGATGGGAGGAAGTGCAAGCATGCACAGATTGGCAGCTTGCAACGACTAGGGCAGCAATCAG GGTTTCCGATGGACATAACGTCATGGACTTGGTCCAGAGCGGTGCCTATCTTGCTCAGTTGGAAGATCGGCCCCACTGCACAACACGTGATGCTCGAAGCACACCAAATGGACCCTATGCCAACACCTGGGGACCCACCTGTCAAATGCTGCGCCAACTTGCTCGCCTGGATTCCTCACTCTCAAAAGAAAGGAAAAGACCTGCTTGCCTATTTTGTCTTTTTAAGGGCTCTGCCTGGCCTCTTATTCTTTTGTGATGGCATGCAGAGGAGATATACACTTGGGGGCTGCGCTCACATGCCACACGACCCCCAACATGATAGTGTCCAACACACGGAGGAGAACTTGCTGGCCTATTTTGtcattttccttttgtttttttgtgGTGGCATGCAAAGAAGATATACACTTTAG